In the Campylobacter concisus genome, TGCCAAAAACAGCAACTGTTTTTCCGCTTAGATTTAATGCTTTAAAGTCAAACGCGTCCCAGTCATCTTGAAGATCACCACTACCCCAGGTTGATGTACCAAGGATGAGCTTATCAAAGCTATTTATCTTCGCTGCGTCTACATCAGCAACGTTTAAAAGCTCATTTTCAAGGCCTAGACCCTCACTTATAAGTTTTGCTGCATCTTCGGTATTTCCCATGCTGCTTCCATAAACTATACCTATCATTTTTATCCTTTTTAAAAAATTTTACTAATAATCGTATAAGGCACAAGCTTGATCAAACCTCTCGCATAACAGTGCCTAACCTCAACGTGTCGCCTAAATTCCTCATTTCTAGGAAAAACGATATAAACCATCTCACACTCGTGACCAAGCACACCGACAGCTCTATCTATATCGTCGTTTAAATTTCTCATATCATCAAAGCTCACTTTTTTAAAGCTTGGCATGACACTGAGCAAATTTTTACCATCTTTTTTGACCGAAATGACACCACCATTTAGCACGACCTCTTTGTCTTGATGGCGGAGGCGTATTTTATCATAAACAAATTGACAAAACATCTGTGCCGCATCGATACAAAACTCAAATTTCCCACTTGCATAAAGCATTTTTATCATCTTTGCAGCCGCCATTCTTGGCTCTTTTGCTATAAATTTGATCTTTGAAAAGTCGCCTTTTAAATAAGCATTTATGATGATATTTG is a window encoding:
- a CDS encoding UDP-N-acetylmuramate--alanine ligase; amino-acid sequence: MRFGLLSDIGEITPNIFAKLDRLSRAKIFIALYNSGVESELKIPLSYAKFLNFKEIFEARINFLLRGKCLNFKPADRFCFSSNIIINAYLKGDFSKIKFIAKEPRMAAAKMIKMLYASGKFEFCIDAAQMFCQFVYDKIRLRHQDKEVVLNGGVISVKKDGKNLLSVMPSFKKVSFDDMRNLNDDIDRAVGVLGHECEMVYIVFPRNEEFRRHVEVRHCYARGLIKLVPYTIISKIF
- the fldA gene encoding flavodoxin FldA; the protein is MIGIVYGSSMGNTEDAAKLISEGLGLENELLNVADVDAAKINSFDKLILGTSTWGSGDLQDDWDAFDFKALNLSGKTVAVFGMGDSESYSDEYCNGMAKLYDEVVKAGAKVVGEVSTDGYTFDGSDAVRNGKFVGLALDADNQSDKTEGRISAWIEQIKPHFA